A window of the Zeugodacus cucurbitae isolate PBARC_wt_2022May chromosome 4, idZeuCucr1.2, whole genome shotgun sequence genome harbors these coding sequences:
- the LOC105213459 gene encoding ras-like protein 2: MSRNNTAQGGGSSVQTYKLVIVGGGGVGKSALTIQFIQSYFVTDYDPTIEDSYTKQCVIDDTPAKLDILDTAGQEEFSAMREQYMRSGEGFLLVFALNDHSSFDEIPKFQKQILRVKDRDEFPMLMVGNKCDLEQHRQVSLEEAQNVSRNLMIPYIECSAKARVNVDQAFHELVRIVRKFQLAERPFLEESYKRKSKRRCCVL, encoded by the exons atgtcgcGAAATAATACGGCCCAAGGCGGTGGATCCTCTGTGCAAACATACAAATTAGTAATTGTTGGAGGTGGTGGTGTTGGAAAATCGGCATTAACAATACAGTTTATTCAG AGCTACTTTGTAACTGACTATGATCCGACAATTGAGGACTCTTATACCAAACAGTGTGTTATCGATGACACCCCAGCAAAGCTAGATA TTTTGGACACTGCCGGTCAAGAGGAATTCAGTGCTATGCGTGAGCAATATATGCGCTCTGGTGAAGGTTTTCTGCTTGTGTTCGCTCTCAACGATCATTCCAGCTTTGATGAGATACCGAAATTCCAGAAGCAAATTCTACGTGTCAAGGATCGTGATGAATTCCCCATGTTGATGGTTGGTAACAAATGTGATTTGGAACAACACCGTCAAGTGTCACTGGAAGAGGCACAAAACGTAAGCAGAAATCTCATGATACCGTACATCGAGTGCAGCGCCAAGGCGCGTGTTAATGTGGATCAAGCATTTCATGAGCTTGTGCGCATTGTGCGGAAATTCCAATTAGCCGAACGTCCATTCTTAGAGGAGAGCTATAAAAGGAAAAGCAAGCGAAGATGTTGCGTTTTGTAA
- the LOC105213466 gene encoding adipokinetic hormone — protein MNSTRTQLFAAMVLLFLAVVNCQLTFSPDWGKRSVGGSVGGGAAGFFDAQPSGNCKTSNEMLLEIFRFVQAEAQLFLDCKHRE, from the exons ATGAATTCGACACGTACACAACTCTTCGCCGCTATGGTCTTGCTCTTCTTGGCTGTGGTCAACTGTCAG TTGACATTCTCGCCAGATTGGGGCAAACGTTCGGTGGGTGGCAGCGTTGGCGGTGGCGCAGCTGGTTTCTTCGACGCACAGCCCAGCGGCAACTGCAAGACCTCGAATGAGATGCTGCTCGAAATATTCCGATTTGTTCAG GCAGAGGCGCAACTCTTTTTGGACTGCAAGCATCGCGAGTAG